In the Doryrhamphus excisus isolate RoL2022-K1 chromosome 2, RoL_Dexc_1.0, whole genome shotgun sequence genome, gtggacatgcacctacgatgaaaatttcagacccctccatgatttctaagtgggagaaatagcaaaatagcagggtgttcaaatacttattttcttcactgtatgtgccctgtgattggctggccaccagtccagtgtgtaccccgcctctcgcccgaagacagctgggataggctccagcacccccacgaccctcgtgaggataagcggtagaaaatgaatgaatgaatactaaacCAAAAAGGAATATGGAaagcatgacatcatcatcactcaagaagtcatgtgaccaaaggAGCAGTCAAGCGACAGTAAAAACATTTAATGTCAAGATAGACAAGCAcattttcatatattattattattattattatcctatGTAGCATAAAAACTCTTAAACATGTTTTACACTTCACTCTACAAAAATAGCTTCTTCGCAACATCCTGTGTGTGCGTACCCATCCGTGTACGCGTGCGCGGTCATCCAAAGTCGATGCGTGGTCTGTACTCCAGGACCATTGGATACGTCTGATAAAGAaagaggataaaaaaaaaagatcatccTCCCACACGGCATGCAAGGacaggcaaacaggaagtgtcgtCTTACATTGTCGGCATGCAGCCTCCATCGAGTCATGTAGATGAACTCCAGCGTGTGGTCTCGACCCATGATCTCGCCGTTGCACAACACGTCCAGctgtcccacacacacacacacacacacacacacacatagatggccgcaTTAACACGGGGATGCTAACAGTTAACACGGTTTTACCTTGTTTGGcgatcatcattcattcattttctaccgctttttcctcacgagggtcgcgggggtgctggagcctatcccagctgtcttcgggcgagaggcggggtacaccctggactggtcgccagccaatcacagggcacatatagacaaacaaccattcacactcacatttataactataaacaatttggagtcgctaattaacctagcatgtttttggaatgtgggaggaaacccacgcatgcacggggagaacatgcaaactccacacagagatggaggaattgaaccctggtctcctagccgtgaggtctgcgcgctaaccactagaccacccgTGCCGCCCGGCGATCATCATGTTTGTCGTATTTCGGTTTGTCGGTATTCAGCAGTGCATCTCACCTCGTAAGAGCTTGGCAGTTTGAGTTTGAGGCTGAGAAACTTCTTGATGGTTCCCACTGTGACTCGGCTCGAGCAGCGAATAAATCTCTTCATCAGATCCTGATTGGACGACAAACATGATGACATCAAACATAGAAATACCTGCGTGTGCGTGTAACGTACCGTGACCGTGCTCTCGTCGGTCTGGGCCGTGTTGCGGAGGCAGTCCAGACAGATGGCGATCTGAGGGTCACTCCTATGATAGTCCTCATCGCCGCCGTCCTCGGCATCACCGCCAGGAAGCCCCGCCCTCACAAAGCTATCAGCTGTGGTCGCACATAAACATGACAACTTTGATACATGTGACCAACTTCGTAaaggttagcatggttagcatgatATGCGGATCATCTCAACGCCAAAAGCTTGGTTGGCTTCTTACCCTGGACATTCTCACTGCGTTGATTTGACCTCCAGAACTCCAGTtcttgctcctcctcctctgaagCACACACAAAGAACCGGTGTGAGCGTGCACGCAGCGGCCATGACGGTGCCGCACCGTCCAAGCAAGCACTTACTCTCTCTGAGTCCTGGAACCAGCTTGAAGATGATCTCCTCCAGCGTGTTGTCCAACCTGTAAACATGGACGGGAGGAAAGAGGACAAAAAGGAAAGAATTAAGATGAGCAGAAACAGGAACTAAGATGAAACGATACCGGGAAGCAGCATGTGAAGATGCAGGAAGTAGGATAAGAAGATGCAGGaagtaaaatgaaaacatgcagGAAGTAGAATGAAGAAGTAAGATGACAAAATGCAGGAAGCAGGATGCGAATATACACAGGAAGTATGATGACAACTGCAGGAAGTAGGATAAGAATATACACAGGTAGTAGGATGAGAATATACACAGAAAGTAGGATGAAAAATAGAATGAGAAGATGCAAAATGTAGAATGAGAAGATGCAGGCAATAGCATGAGAAGGTGCAGGAAGTATGattaaaacaaacaggaagtagggtCAGAGTACAAGATGAATTGAGCAAGATgaaaacacacaggaagtaggATGACAACTGCATGACATAGGATGAGAA is a window encoding:
- the pcgf5b gene encoding polycomb group RING finger protein 5-B — its product is MATAAGRTHMVRDFNHFITCYLCRGYLIKPTTVTECLHTFCKSCIVQHFEESNDCPKCGIQVHETNPLDMLRLDNTLEEIIFKLVPGLREKEEEQELEFWRSNQRSENVQADSFVRAGLPGGDAEDGGDEDYHRSDPQIAICLDCLRNTAQTDESTVTDLMKRFIRCSSRVTVGTIKKFLSLKLKLPSSYELDVLCNGEIMGRDHTLEFIYMTRWRLHADNTYPMVLEYRPRIDFG